The following proteins come from a genomic window of Paramicrobacterium humi:
- a CDS encoding MDR family oxidoreductase — translation MTTFRGWLVEKTDAGGEQRQTATLRELDSARLTEGDTWIDVAASSINYKDAMALTGRPGIVRTWPLIAGIDVVGTVRSSESGRWSAGDRVLLNGAGLGESRDGGLAELARVDGASLVRVPGRFSPSQAAALGTAGFTAMLAVLAIERHGVRPGDGPVLVTGAAGGVGSITIALLAHLGFEVVASTGRVDTEGAYLRRLGASELLDRAELSEPGKPLQSQRWAAVADAVGSATLVNALAQTRYGGVVTACGLAQGADLPATVLPFILRGVTLAGVNSVDAPLTLREEAWSRLARDLDLALLDEMTEVFALTEASSIAENVLAGKVRGRSVIDVTA, via the coding sequence ATGACGACGTTTCGCGGGTGGCTGGTGGAGAAGACGGATGCCGGCGGCGAGCAGCGCCAGACTGCGACGTTGCGCGAACTCGACTCCGCGCGACTGACAGAGGGCGACACGTGGATCGACGTCGCCGCCTCGAGCATCAACTACAAAGACGCGATGGCCCTCACGGGCCGGCCGGGGATCGTCCGGACCTGGCCTCTCATCGCCGGCATCGACGTGGTCGGCACGGTGCGCTCCTCGGAGTCGGGCCGCTGGAGCGCGGGCGATCGCGTGCTCTTGAATGGCGCCGGCCTTGGCGAGAGCCGTGACGGCGGTCTCGCCGAGCTCGCTCGCGTCGACGGCGCCTCCCTCGTGCGTGTTCCGGGCCGGTTCTCGCCCTCGCAGGCCGCGGCGCTCGGCACGGCCGGGTTCACGGCGATGCTCGCGGTGCTCGCCATCGAGCGGCATGGCGTTCGCCCCGGCGACGGTCCCGTGCTCGTCACGGGAGCGGCGGGCGGCGTCGGGTCGATCACGATCGCCCTTCTCGCACACCTCGGATTCGAGGTCGTCGCTTCCACGGGCCGGGTAGACACCGAGGGCGCGTACTTGCGCCGGCTGGGCGCGAGCGAACTGCTCGATCGGGCAGAACTGTCGGAGCCCGGCAAACCGCTGCAGTCGCAGCGGTGGGCGGCCGTCGCGGACGCGGTCGGCAGCGCCACCCTCGTGAATGCGCTCGCCCAGACCCGCTACGGCGGAGTCGTGACCGCGTGCGGTCTCGCGCAAGGCGCCGATCTGCCGGCGACGGTGCTGCCGTTCATCCTGCGCGGCGTGACGCTCGCGGGAGTGAACTCGGTCGACGCGCCCCTCACGCTGCGCGAGGAGGCGTGGTCACGGCTCGCTCGCGACCTCGACCTCGCGCTTCTCGACGAGATGACGGAAGTGTTCGCGCTCACCGAGGCCAGCTCGATTGCCGAGAACGTGCTCGCCGGAAAAGTGCGGGGCCGCAGCGTCATCGACGTCACGGCGTAG